The Chitinimonas arctica region TGGTGCCCAGGACTTCCAGTACCCGCATGCCGCCGCGCACGGTGTCGAGGATTTCGCGCACCTCGCTGGTGATGGCGGTGTTTTGCTGCATTTGGGTCGAAAGATCGGCCAGCTTGTGATCGACCTGCTCGCGCCAGCGGTCGGGGGGGATGGGATTTTGCATAGGTACCTCCAAGGACATCGGCAATAAAAAACCCCGCACGGCGGGGCACACTGTCTGGGGTTGCGGATTAAGGCAGCGGCGCGGGGATAGGCAGATCCGTTTGGCTGGTGCGGCCGACCTGGGCCTTGCCGGCATTGCCGGCGTTCAACTGCACGGTGGTGATCCAGCCCGTGTGCGAAAAGGCGTGCTCCACGCTTTCGGCCAGAAAAACCCCATCCACCTGCGGTTTAAAGCCTTTCAGGCTCACTTTACGCTCCGCGCATAAACGGGCATCGCCACGTGCCAGGACCAAGTGGCCGCTGGCGGTGGCACGATTGAGGGCGCCCAACCGGCTATCCGCCGCGTCGCGGGCAGCATGCGGATTGGCGTAGGTATGGCGGTCGATGTGGATTGCAGTCGCGCCAGGCGGTGCGGATGGGTTGGGCAGGATCAGTGGGACCGGCTGGCCAACCTTCGGGTCGTGCCATTGCGTCCGGACCTTGGCGTGCGCGGGCCGATCCGGGAATACCAGCGAGTAGCTATGGCATTGCGCCGGTGAAATGGTCAGCTCGGCCATACTCCCACCGCTGGCCTGCTGCCCACTATCACGCGGCAGGACCAGCAGCTTGCCGGCCTTCACCGTCGCTGTCGCGTTGTGCAAACGTGCCAGCCGGGTGAGAAAGTGCAGATCGCTTTCGCCCACCTGATCGGCACGTACGATCTCGGCTTGAACGGCACACACCGGCTGCCAGCCATGCCGGCCGGCAATGTCGCCGACGATGATGGAGAGGCTGGTGTCCTCCCAGCTGTTGCGCCGGTGCGTCTTGCTGTCCTCGCTGACGTCGGCCGCCTTGCAGCGGATCAGCATGGCGGCCGGCGGACCTTTGACTTCGATCTCATCGACGCGGTAGCGGCCCAGGCGATTCAAGCCTTCGCCTACCCAGCCCAGCGACACCGCCAGCACCGCGCCTTTACGCGGAAAGCGCAGCTTGCCGTCGCGGTCATCCAGCTCGATCTCGCAGCTGTCGGAATCCAGGCCAGGCTTATCGCTTATGCGGATCTCAATCAGCCGGTCGCGGATCAGGGCGGTAATATCCTGCTCGTCGGCCAGCACTTGAAAATCGGGCTTCATGCCTACGCCCACAGCTGGATCGCGTCTTGCCGGCGGGCAGGTAGATCCGGGAAGGTGATCAGCTGGCCGGACGGATAAGGCTGAGCCTGGGTGGCCAGGCCCGGGTTAGCAGCCAAGACGGTTTCCACCGTCCCATCGAGATAGCCGTAGATCAGTTGGCACAGGGTATCGAGGATATCGCCCTCAGCCGTTCGTATAGTCCTCGCCATAGCGCAGGAACTCCAAGGTAAAGGTTTGTTTGCGAGGGGCACCATTCGCCAGCAGGCCGGCCTGCTCTTCGTCGATCTTGGTCAAATACCAGCGCCCCAGCACTTCGCCGTAACCGGTGGTCAGGGTGACCGGCTCCAGAGCGTAGCCAATCTTGCGCAGTCGGTTGAGCTGGCCGATACCCGGCGCACCGGTACCGAAGTCAGCGGCGGTGAAGATGGCACCGGACAAGGTGATGGTTTCGCCGCCCTGGCTGACCGCTTGCAGCGCGGGCCGGCGCGTCAGCCGGTCCTGGCTGGCGACGTTGTAGGCCGTCTGGCGTTTCACGCTGTCGTGCGCGGCGGTGCTGAGGTTGAAATAGAAGGTACCGCTCGGCGCGCTCAGAATCAGCAGGTGCGAAGCGGGACCGGTGGCGCCGGTGAAGGGCGACGTGGTAGCCGCGCGCTGGGTGGTCGGCGACGGTGTAGCGGTCGGTACTGGGCTGGCGGCCAAGGGATGCTGCTGTTGGGCGCGGGTATTGGCCTGTTTCAAGGCTTGGCCCGCTTCCGCCAGCTGCTTGGCAATCTGCTGCGTCGCACTGCCGGCCTGGGTGACCGCAGCAACAATACGGCCGGCTTTGTCCTGAATCGCCGCAACGGCATTGTCCAGGGCGCCATACGCACGACCCATAGCCGACCGATCGGTATCGGCTAGCCCTTGCCCGGTACCGCGTCCTTGCGACAAGGCAGACGTCGCCGCCTGGATATCGGCCACCGCTTGCCCACCGACCGATTGCAGCATGGCCGCACCCTGCCCGGGATCTTGCGCCAGCTTCGCCGCGACCAGGCTGACGCGCCCGGCGGCGGCTGCCGCGCGTGTTGCGGCTTGGCCGATTGCTTGAACGAGTGCCATATGGATTCCTTAAACGTGGGCGGCATCATGGAGGGCACCGCGTGCAACCTGGGCACGGTAGTCCTCGAACATCCGCTTGAGATGCGGCATCAGTTCTGCGGCCAGGGCGCGCGGGTCTTTGACGTCGCCTTGGACGGTGATAGCGAGATTCGGGGCGAAGGTGAGTTGCTGGTTCGCAGTCGGTGCTGGCTTGGGAGCCGGTGCGGGCTGCGCCGTGGGCAGGCTGGTAACCGCTGGCTTGCCCTGCTTGGCGCGCAAGGCGTTGACCTCGGCCAGTGAAATCGGGGCGTTGAGTTGGCGCAGTTCCTCACCATGCAGCTGTTGGAACACGCCACCACCCGCCCAGCCATCGCCGCCGCCGGTGACCTTGCCCACGCCCTTGTTGATCAGGGTGCCGACGCCATAGCCGGCTGCAGCAGCCCCCGCGACCATGCCGGTAGACGTAGCAATCAAACCCGTCGAGCCACTACCAGCAACGGAACCCAACGTAGGCGCCATGCTGGCGACACTGCCCGTCGAAGCCAGGGCCAGACCAGGGCGGCCCGCCTTGCTGAGGAGGTTCAGGCCACCACCGACAGCCCGCTCTCCCACGCCGCGCACCGCTTGCCAGGCACGACCCATGCGGCCGACAGGCGGGGTGCCACCGGGCGTGCGACTATTGGGCAGATCGATACCGCTGGTACCGAAGCCACCAACCGGCCAGTTGGTGACGTACACCGCCTGGGCGCTGGCAGCACCCACCACATTGCCTGCCCGTTCTGCCAATTGACCCAGCCGGCCAGGTAGGCGACCACGGCCGGCCAGCAGCCCGCCGCGTGCCAGACCGAAGGCACCGCGGCCGATTTGTGCGCCGGCTTTCATGCCCTTCCAGGCAATCAACGAGGCGCCCAGCACCACCAAGGCGGCGGTCGCTTGTGGCACGGCACTGGCGATGGTACCGATGCCTTGTCCGATCCCGCGCAAGGCGTTGCCCACCGTATCGGACAGCGGCTGCAGCGCATCGCCGACACGGCGCACGGCATCATCCCAGGCCTGGCCAACCTCACTCCATAGCTGCTTGGCGCTGTCGCGGCGGTCCGCGAGATCCTTCTCGATGTCCTTGCTGGCGGCCTTCGAGTCGCGCTTGAGATTGGCGTAGAGCGCGCTGTTTTGCATGTACGCCGTGAGGGCTGCCTTGACCTGCATGTCGGCGAATAGATCGCCGGTTTTCATGGTCTCCGCGAACGCCTGCAGCATGGCCTGCTGCTTGGTGGGGTCTTGCTGTGCGATCTGCTTGGCCGCCTCGGCCAGTTGTTTGGCCTTGGTCGGATCGATGCGCTCGACATAGGCGCGGGCCAGGACAAACGAGGCTTCGACGGTGTTCCAGCCCTTGCCGATGGCCTCGCGCATCTTGGCCTCGTAATCGATGCCAGCGTCCTTGTACTGCTTCTTCGTTTCCTCGGAACCAATCTTGGAAAACCAGTTCTTCAGATTGTTGGCGGCTTGGTCGGCGCTGCCGGCAGTTTTCATTTGCACCTGCAAAAGCGCACCCAAACTGGAAACCGATTCCTGGCCGACGATGCCGACCTTTTGCATCTCCGCCAGCAGCTCGGGGAACCAGCGCGCCATGTCGGCGGATTCGAACGAGCCAGCCTTGCCCAGGTAAGCGATGCTGTTTAGCGCTTTGCGCATGCCTTCCGGGTCGCCGATCTTGGCATTCTGCGCCAGCGCCTGGATCAGCTTCGCGGTGTCGGGCCCCTCGGATGCCTGGCCAATGGAAAACTTGGCCGCATCCGGGGCGAAATCCAACGCTTGCTGCCGCGTCATCCCGCCACCCACCATCACATTCACCGCCTGGGCGACATCGTTGCGGGC contains the following coding sequences:
- a CDS encoding tail protein X — encoded protein: MARTIRTAEGDILDTLCQLIYGYLDGTVETVLAANPGLATQAQPYPSGQLITFPDLPARRQDAIQLWA
- a CDS encoding phage late control D family protein; the protein is MKPDFQVLADEQDITALIRDRLIEIRISDKPGLDSDSCEIELDDRDGKLRFPRKGAVLAVSLGWVGEGLNRLGRYRVDEIEVKGPPAAMLIRCKAADVSEDSKTHRRNSWEDTSLSIIVGDIAGRHGWQPVCAVQAEIVRADQVGESDLHFLTRLARLHNATATVKAGKLLVLPRDSGQQASGGSMAELTISPAQCHSYSLVFPDRPAHAKVRTQWHDPKVGQPVPLILPNPSAPPGATAIHIDRHTYANPHAARDAADSRLGALNRATASGHLVLARGDARLCAERKVSLKGFKPQVDGVFLAESVEHAFSHTGWITTVQLNAGNAGKAQVGRTSQTDLPIPAPLP
- a CDS encoding phage tail protein; translated protein: MALVQAIGQAATRAAAAAGRVSLVAAKLAQDPGQGAAMLQSVGGQAVADIQAATSALSQGRGTGQGLADTDRSAMGRAYGALDNAVAAIQDKAGRIVAAVTQAGSATQQIAKQLAEAGQALKQANTRAQQQHPLAASPVPTATPSPTTQRAATTSPFTGATGPASHLLILSAPSGTFYFNLSTAAHDSVKRQTAYNVASQDRLTRRPALQAVSQGGETITLSGAIFTAADFGTGAPGIGQLNRLRKIGYALEPVTLTTGYGEVLGRWYLTKIDEEQAGLLANGAPRKQTFTLEFLRYGEDYTNG
- a CDS encoding phage tail tape measure protein; translation: MAREIALGLVIGGAVGASLGKAFAETKGKVADLQRRTQDAKLWHKVIGETRQLQQEFNTLHRTGSAAADGVRRKLDGNIATLRQAGIEVDRLEQHYRRLGRTARGLELQAAGRQRIGAGMEAGKSALADAGKFALGMAAPVMVSADYRAIVRDIAIKGGIARTAEEEKLSRGIVSASASSGMARNDVAQAVNVMVGGGMTRQQALDFAPDAAKFSIGQASEGPDTAKLIQALAQNAKIGDPEGMRKALNSIAYLGKAGSFESADMARWFPELLAEMQKVGIVGQESVSSLGALLQVQMKTAGSADQAANNLKNWFSKIGSEETKKQYKDAGIDYEAKMREAIGKGWNTVEASFVLARAYVERIDPTKAKQLAEAAKQIAQQDPTKQQAMLQAFAETMKTGDLFADMQVKAALTAYMQNSALYANLKRDSKAASKDIEKDLADRRDSAKQLWSEVGQAWDDAVRRVGDALQPLSDTVGNALRGIGQGIGTIASAVPQATAALVVLGASLIAWKGMKAGAQIGRGAFGLARGGLLAGRGRLPGRLGQLAERAGNVVGAASAQAVYVTNWPVGGFGTSGIDLPNSRTPGGTPPVGRMGRAWQAVRGVGERAVGGGLNLLSKAGRPGLALASTGSVASMAPTLGSVAGSGSTGLIATSTGMVAGAAAAGYGVGTLINKGVGKVTGGGDGWAGGGVFQQLHGEELRQLNAPISLAEVNALRAKQGKPAVTSLPTAQPAPAPKPAPTANQQLTFAPNLAITVQGDVKDPRALAAELMPHLKRMFEDYRAQVARGALHDAAHV